The Patescibacteria group bacterium genome includes a window with the following:
- a CDS encoding sensory protein TspO has product MPSFKKLVISFLPPFLAGFLGSVFTFPAIPGWYEGLNKPSFSPPNFIFGPVWTLLYFLMGVSFYLVLSSKNKDKKESYFVFALQVVFNTLWSFAFFGLRSPLLGALVIIILWFLIVLMIIKFYRLNKLAGLLNLPYLAWVSFATILNLSVYALN; this is encoded by the coding sequence ATGCCTAGTTTTAAGAAGCTGGTTATTTCCTTTCTTCCACCCTTCTTGGCTGGTTTTTTAGGTTCTGTCTTTACTTTTCCTGCTATTCCCGGCTGGTATGAGGGTCTTAATAAACCTTCTTTTTCTCCCCCAAACTTTATTTTTGGTCCTGTTTGGACTTTGCTTTATTTTTTGATGGGTGTTTCTTTCTATTTAGTTTTATCTTCTAAAAATAAAGACAAGAAAGAGTCATATTTTGTTTTTGCTTTACAGGTTGTTTTTAATACTTTGTGGTCTTTTGCCTTTTTTGGCTTGAGAAGTCCACTTCTTGGGGCTTTGGTAATTATTATTTTGTGGTTTTTGATAGTTTTGATGATTATTAAATTTTATCGTTTAAATAAGCTTGCTGGTTTGTTGAACTTGCCTTATCTTGCTTGGGTTTCTTTTGCCACCATCTTAAATCTTTCCGTTTACGCTTTAAATTGA
- the tgt gene encoding queuine tRNA-ribosyltransferase: MAEFEFKLVASDKKTRARSGVIKTPHGKIETPAFSPVATRASVRSLSNDDLKNANSQVVLGNTYHLYLKPGTSMISKFGGFGPFMGWDGPTITDSGGYQVSFLWSKGNDEDKPRVIKIDDKGALFRSHLDGSLHLLTPEKSMEIQKILGADIIMAFDQPQGLNMSPRRSKEAFERTFLWEERSLKTWQKLNKKGNFQALYGIVQGDLDKELRKKSLDFVLKNGFLGIAIGGEAIGSDPKTTSLALDTIADYLPDDLPVHALGLGGGPEGIFEAVRRGVDTFDNTGITRMARTGLLFIYPEDGGNRKNKFRIDIKKKEFADKKGPVSKVCTCYTCQNFSKAYIHHLLTSGEVLGLRLATIHNVFFINDLMARIRKSIMMGDFEDLTQFWLR; the protein is encoded by the coding sequence ATGGCTGAGTTTGAGTTTAAATTGGTTGCTTCTGATAAAAAGACCAGGGCGCGATCTGGGGTAATAAAAACTCCTCATGGTAAGATTGAAACGCCCGCTTTTTCACCAGTGGCAACTAGGGCTTCAGTTAGATCTCTCAGTAATGACGATCTTAAAAATGCAAACTCACAAGTTGTCTTGGGGAACACTTATCATCTTTATTTAAAACCTGGGACATCAATGATTTCTAAGTTTGGCGGCTTTGGCCCTTTTATGGGCTGGGACGGTCCGACAATTACGGATAGTGGTGGTTATCAGGTTTCTTTTTTGTGGTCTAAAGGCAATGATGAGGATAAACCAAGAGTGATTAAAATAGACGATAAAGGTGCGCTTTTTAGATCCCATCTTGACGGATCACTCCATCTTTTAACTCCAGAAAAATCAATGGAAATCCAAAAAATTTTAGGGGCTGATATTATTATGGCCTTTGACCAACCTCAAGGATTGAATATGAGTCCAAGAAGATCAAAAGAGGCTTTTGAAAGGACTTTTTTGTGGGAAGAAAGATCGCTTAAAACTTGGCAGAAATTAAATAAGAAGGGAAATTTCCAAGCACTTTATGGAATTGTTCAGGGAGATTTGGATAAAGAATTGCGAAAAAAATCGCTTGATTTTGTCTTAAAGAATGGATTTTTAGGGATTGCTATAGGAGGGGAAGCTATAGGTTCAGATCCTAAAACTACTTCGCTTGCCCTTGACACAATTGCTGATTATTTGCCTGATGATTTACCCGTCCATGCTTTGGGGCTTGGAGGTGGTCCTGAGGGTATTTTTGAGGCTGTAAGGCGTGGAGTTGATACTTTTGATAACACTGGGATAACCAGGATGGCCAGAACTGGTCTTCTTTTCATTTACCCGGAAGATGGGGGAAACAGAAAAAACAAGTTTCGGATTGATATTAAGAAAAAAGAATTTGCAGATAAGAAGGGACCAGTAAGTAAGGTCTGTACTTGTTATACCTGTCAGAATTTTTCAAAAGCCTATATTCACCATCTTTTAACTAGCGGGGAGGTCTTAGGTCTTCGTTTGGCTACAATTCACAATGTATTTTTTATTAATGATCTGATGGCAAGAATAAGAAAATCAATTATGATGGGTGATTTTGAAGATTTAACTCAGTTTTGGTTAAGGTAA